ATGTTGCGGCCCCCAAAGAGATAGGCATCGTATACGGCGGAGAACTGGATACCGAGCTTACGCATTACACTCCTATGGGTGGCGATACGATTAGTGTCACCCCCAGATGGCTCATTACCAACGCATACAGCTCGACATACGGGGTCACAGACCCTACGGTCATAGCGAACCATCTCCACTTCATGACTGCGGCATACGGGCAGGATCAGGCTATACTCGATGAGATGAGATCTAACAACTACGAGTATGTCCTTTCCATCCCCACCGAGTTGAAAGAGAATTACACTGCCAAACAACAGACGACGATCTCCACATACTTCGTCTACAAGCAGGGCGGGCTGTTCAGCAGCGTATCCAGCTCAACCGGCACACTCATGGTCGACAAGATGTCCACCCTGCTCACTTACGCAATCGAGGCCAGTTCCGACCCCGCCACTGCGGTATTCGCTACCAAACCTATCACATCGGACATCGATTACTCCTACACGGAGGTCGCAGGCCAAGTCCGTCAGGGAGTAACTCCGTATCAGATTTACAGCTCCATGATGGGTCAAACCCTCATCGTCCCCATCATCGTCATGATTGTGATCATCATGGTCGGCAGCGTGGTCATCTCCTCCATGGGAAGCGAGAAGGAGAACAAGACACTCGAGACCCTGCTTACCATGCCCATCCGCAGGACCACCATCGTGGGCGGAAAACTGCTGGCGGCAGCCATCATGGGACTCGTCTACGGAGTCTGTTACATGGGCGGAATGATGATGTATTCCAAAGGACTGACCAGCGGACTCACCGACAGTTCTGTGGATCTGGCACAGTACGGTCTCGTGATGGACACCTTCGACTGGATTATCCTCCTGGTGGTCCTCTTCCTCGCCATCTTCAGCGCACTGGGTATCTGCATGATTCTCGGTGCCTTCACCAAGAACTACAAGATGGCGCAGACCATGACACTGCCCATCAGCGGACTGGCGATCATCCCCATGTTCGTATTCATGTTCTCTAGCTGGGAGAGCCTCGGTACCGTGGGTCAGGCATTGATGTTCCTGATACCATTCTCGCATCCGATGATGGCCATGGACAACCTGATATTCGGCGATATGAGCATCGTACTGTTCGGAATCGCCTATCTGGTGGTATTCGACATCATCATGATTCTTATCACGGTAAGGATATACAACTCAGACATACTGATCACCGGTCTCGGCCAGAACAAGACCGTGGTCAGGATTCAGAAGATATTCACTAAGAGGGGAGAGCATGAGGACGAATGAGATACTCAACAGGCTCCGCGGGAGCAAAAAGATCATCCTGACGCACGGGAACTCCGACATGGATGCCATCGGTTCGGCATACGCCCTCAAGAGCTGCTTCGAACCCG
The sequence above is a segment of the methanogenic archaeon ISO4-H5 genome. Coding sequences within it:
- a CDS encoding ABC transporter permease protein; this encodes MNHLANITKKELKELLTPGTIVSIIMVVILFSCLGTMMSGQSEDVAAPKEIGIVYGGELDTELTHYTPMGGDTISVTPRWLITNAYSSTYGVTDPTVIANHLHFMTAAYGQDQAILDEMRSNNYEYVLSIPTELKENYTAKQQTTISTYFVYKQGGLFSSVSSSTGTLMVDKMSTLLTYAIEASSDPATAVFATKPITSDIDYSYTEVAGQVRQGVTPYQIYSSMMGQTLIVPIIVMIVIIMVGSVVISSMGSEKENKTLETLLTMPIRRTTIVGGKLLAAAIMGLVYGVCYMGGMMMYSKGLTSGLTDSSVDLAQYGLVMDTFDWIILLVVLFLAIFSALGICMILGAFTKNYKMAQTMTLPISGLAIIPMFVFMFSSWESLGTVGQALMFLIPFSHPMMAMDNLIFGDMSIVLFGIAYLVVFDIIMILITVRIYNSDILITGLGQNKTVVRIQKIFTKRGEHEDE